TGCCCTCTTACGGTCAGTCGATCCTGAAGAATTACGGAGGGACAGGTGGTTTCTTGTTTCAGTGTTTTCACTCGCACTGGCAACACATTTTCATTTTCTTGCATTCCTCGCTCTTCCGATAATTCTCCTTCTTTTCCTCCTCATCAAACGACCAAAATTTACGTGGAAAATATGGCTACTAGCTTTTCTTATACCGATTTTCCTTTATATGCCGCTTCTTCTGAATGAAAGAGAAACAGGCGGAATCAATACACAAGAATTCTTCAAAGCGGTGACTGAAAAGTCAGATAATGAGAAGTATTCATGGCTTGAGAAGGCGATTCGTGACGTATCAGAACATGCACTAGCTGGAATGGTCATCACTACTGGTTTCGAAGGAGGAATGTTTCCGGCAATTATCATCCCCGGCGAGAATGAATGGGTGGGACACAATTGTGATAGTCGTTGTGACGAAGGAAAATGGCACGGAGTGGTAGCTGTTTCTGTCTTTCTTCTCAGTTTGCTCGCTCTCGGATGGTTCTGGTTTAAGAGTATAGAACAAAGAAAAAGTGATTTTCTCCTCTTATCGGGTATATGGTTCGGTGTGACATTCGTATTATTCTTACCTCTAGCATATGATATTGCTCCGAGGTTTTTCCTCCTTTCTCTTCCTCTCTTCTTTATCCTTCTTGGTCTTTTCCTCTTTGCTGTGAGAATAATTTTTAGAGAAAATAGAATTATTCGGAAAATAACCTGGTTTGTACTCCTGCTCTTTGTTTTACTGAACACATCTTTTTTGTTCGAACGTTTTGATGAACTGAGACAAGCTGGTACTGTCGCTATCGATAGTCCTCCAGATCGTATTTTGAAAGAACGCATCAGGGTAACATTGGAGCAACAAAATGCCATTGTTACTTTTCTTGGAGAACGTTCAGAAGAAAATGGCTATCCTGTCTATATGTGGAGCGAGCCCCAGTACCGTCGCGCACTCAAGTATCTGATGGAAAAACGAGGGATAGAGAATGCGGTTCTAGGATTTGATGGAATCTATCGAGAGGGTGTTTATTATCTCATCTTACGCGCTCAGTCCGACCTCGAGGATGCTTTGAAAAAATACAGGGTACACTATATCATCGGTGACACAACATCTTTCGGAACACTTGTCGCTATCGAACTCACACCGAAACCAGAATCTATCGAGAAAGAACGTCAGGATTTCTCAAAAACAGAAACAGTAGAAGTTAAAGCATCGCCCCGGTATACCTGGCGAGAACTCTGGGAGAGGAACTCTTCTCAATTACAGAGTACAGAGGAAGATAGAGAGGATACAGAAGATAATTAATATAAAGAACACATATCCTATGAGCTGGAAAAGTACGCTGAAGATTCTCATACTGATTCTCGTACTGGGCACTGCCGTACGTCTCTATAATCTCGATCAGAATTCATTCGTATCGGACGAGTTTCTCGATATGAATTCTTCGTATGGCTACACACAAACAGGAGAATGGAAAGCGTGGGATTTCAATTTCGGCAAAGTATCAGAAGTGAACAAAAACGTCCCACGTGATGAACGGGCAACCATCTACAAATGGCAAGTGGCGCAAGTGTTTCATCTCCTTGCACCGACAGAGAAGAATGCAAGGCTTGTGAGTGTCCTCTGGGGAGTCATTTCAATGGGCGTTATTTTCTGGTCTGCGTACGTTTTTACCAAACGGAAAGAAATCGGCCTTATCGCATCACTTCTTTTTGCGTTTTCGATGAGCGGTATCATATTCGATCGGACACTGCGTATGTACGCGATGTTCCTCCCAATGTATCTCGCTACTTCGACGTTTGCTTTCCTCGCACTAGAGAAAGAGTATCTCGGGAAAGTTTCTTTCTTCCGTCTCCTCTGGAAAAAATATGGTATCAATGCACCGTATATTCTTCTCGCTGGAATATTTTTTGTGCTTTCTCTTCTGACACATCAATTGACAGGGACATTCGTATTCTTCATCGCTGTGTATCTCGCAGTGAGGGCATTTCAAGAATGGAGACAGAGGAATGGATTGGTGAATAAATATGCTCTTCTATTCGGTTCTTTCGTCATCGCGCTTTTCCTTGTCGCAATTTTCTTGCCAAAATTCTTTCAATCGTATGCTGCTGGTCTCTTTTTCTTCGAGAATAACTATGGATATGTGAAATATATCTTAAGAGAATATTATCATCCGTTGCTTGGTGTAATTCTTCTCGGATTTGGATCATGGTGGCTCGCCAAACGTGAAAAATTGACGAAAGAGTCACTTTGGCTCACGCTTTCTCTCCTTATACCGCTCTCTATGGCGATATGGCTGTGGCGACGGAATATGGGTGCGCAGTATATCTATTTCGCGGAATCATTCGCCGGTATTCTGACAGCCGTCGGCATTTTCGGTCTCTGGAGATTGATGAGTGAGAAATATACTCTCACGACCAAGAGATCACTTCTTTTGTTGTCCCTCGTTATTGTACTCGTACCAAATTTCGGATACTTCTTCCTCGAGAACAATACGTATCACGAAACATCATCAGGAAGCAATCCGAACTATCGAAAAGTGCTCACCTATTTTAAGAAAAATCAGCTCGCTACTGATGTCCTCGTGACGCGCAATATGCGGAATTACTATTTTGCAGGTGCCAAGGTACCAGTATATGATCTTGGCGATGAGATTTCCAAAACGAAACTTTCACAACAAGATATAGAGAAACTGATGACAGAATACAAAACTGGATGGATCATCCTCTCTGATAATGACTATGATTACGTCGCCAAAGGTATGAAAGAATATTTCGCAAAAAATCTTGTGAAAGTGAGCAATGATCAGGTGCGTGGTTCTATTGATGTTTTTACTTGGGGACGATAAGATTTCCTCGAAAGAAAAACCAGCAGTATTATTGCTGGTTTTTTGTTTGAGACAGATATCTTTAAGAAAGCCCTAGTATTTTTCGGAAAGGCTGTAAATCTTCATTGGTGAGTACTTTACAAAGTCTGAGAAAGAGGAAGTAAGCAAAAAAGAGAATGGTTCCAGAGAGAAGGAAACTATAAGTACCATGAGGAAGAGCGTGACTGGCAAGAGAGATAAGTATAGCCCCGATATGAGAGAAGAAAAGAGTATGAAAAGAGAGTTTCGTGTGAAAATGTATCTTGGTATAGACAAGAATACTGACCATCAGAAAAAGAGAAACAAGAGTGGTTGAAAGAGATGCTCCGATAAGTCCAAACGTCGGTATAAGAAGAAAATTGAGTACGATCATACCGAGGAATCCGAAGAAAGCCAGCTTCATCGGAATTTTCACGAGACCGGCACCATTCAAAGCGAAAGAAAGAACATAGAAAACTGTGAGGAATCCGACACCAATAGTGAAAATACTCATCGGAACCACTGCTTCGAGATACTCTCTACCATAAAAAAGAGTGAGTATCTGCGTCGCATACGCAATGAGAAGCGTAATCATCGGGAACAAGAGGAATATGAGAAGACGCATCGATTTATTGACGAGATTCTCTGTTTCTACGGTATCACGCTCGGCGGTTGTTTTGGAAATAGCCGGGAGAAGGATGATCGTCAGTGCATAGAAGAGATAGTATGGTATACGTCCGACGGTAATGGCGGCATTGTATATACCGGTGAGGTAATCACTTTGGAGGAGGCTTTTGACAAAATAGAGATCAAACGTGAGAATAAATTCATAAAAAAGAAGGAATAAGGTAAGGGGACCGGCGTAGGCAAGAATGGTTCTTCCGGAAAAAGCAACCACCTCATCTTTCGTTTGTTTTGTTGAAGGAAAGTAGCGATGAGTGATGACGATATCACATACGAGAGCAATCAGGAAAATAAAAAGTGGGGCAGCGATGTAGCCCGAAACAGCACCCTCTACACCAAAACCTTTGGGCGTGAAAATAAAAGCAAAACCGATAATAAAAAGAATACGACCGAGAGCACGCATAGTTTTGAGGAATGCTTGCAAACGAAAGAAATGAAGTCCGGTGTAATAATAGAAATAAAATGACGCTGCAGCAAAAGCAGGAATGATGAGTGAGGACAATTGGAAGAGTGGAGTGAGTGTGACATCGTGAAGTGCCCAGGCGATGAGAGGTGACACAAAGAAAAACACCGCGGTCACAGACAGCATCAGTATCGCCTGAAGCTTCATCGCTTTGTATTTGATCCCGAGAATTTTTTCTGGGGCACTCTCGAAAATCTCTGCCAGATATTTCGACATCGCCGTCGGGATACCATTGCCGATGAGTATAATAACCATCGTGGTCAAAGTGACGATGAGACTGAAGCGACCATAGTCAGTCGGGCCCAGAATGCGTCCGACAGAAGAATGAATGATGTAGCCTGCGATATTGAAAATGATTTCTGACATCGTGAGCCAGATGAGTGCGGTAGAGAATTTTTTCATAATTGTTTTATGTAAGTATAACAATAGATTTGTTTCTCAAATTTTTTATAATCCCGATTGCTGTCCGAACTTTTCACGACTCATCAGAGAGAAAATCGTTGAGCCTCCTCGAGACAAGCTCGACTCTCAACGACTTTTCTTGCTCCGATTTCATTGTGAAAGTTACCGGTGCAGCAATCAATGGCTTTTAAAAAACCTGGGGAACAAATCTCTACGGAATATCTTCTTATATTTTATTCAAAATTTCTTGGAAAATTGTTTGCTGGTCTCTATCGGCATCGATAACCGTCATATTCCAGAGAGAAATTTTTTCTTTGAAAAGGTTTTGTTTTGTTCGGAGATATTCTCGTCCTTGTTCTGGTGGATTTTCACGAGACATGATGCGTTCTGGAGCAACATCAAAATAGAATGCCTTGTCTGGGTGAGGTAAGAGATATTTTACACACCATGTCATCCCCGTGTAGACAGGGATCCAGAAGAGGGTAGCAAGAAGAGATTCCCGCCTCCGTGGGAATGACACTTCCAGAAGATACTCCACATTAATAAGAGAATCATAGAAATATCGATCCGAGAGGAGATAGTCACAATTCTCTTTTTTCAATCTTCGCATAAGAAAACGAAAACGTAAGATATCGAGAAAAAGAAATTTCTGACGCACGATAAGAGAAAACCATGATGTATTTGTCACTGCTTTTTCTTTCCCTGCTTCAAACGTCTTCTGTCCCTTGAAAAAACGAGCTATCTTGTTTGCGAGGGAGAATTCGACAGCATGAAAATACGCTACGTTCCAATTCTCGCGTTCGAGTTTCTCTCGGAGGAGTTTCAGTTGTGTGGATTTCCCTGATCCGTCCACTCCGGACAATGTGATACACTTCATATACCGAAGAGTAGCAAAAAGTGCTATTCTAGGCAATGTATGAAGACAACAAGACTCATCACAACTTTCTTCCTCTTTTTTCTTTTTCTGATTCCATTGCAGACGATTTTTTTCTTGCGCGAGCCTTTTATTGGTGGAGAAAAATGGCAGTACGGAACGATTGGATTGTATGGTACGGATATTCTTCTTTTATTTTTAATTATTTTATCCGCCACTGCTTATTGGAAAAGGAATATTGATTTACGATTTATGATTTATAAATGGAGACCATCTTTTCAGTTTCTTATTCTTAAATCAAAAATCAAAAATCATATATCAGAAACATTACTTGGAATGTTTCTTCTGTGGGTGGGGCTCTCGATCTTCTGGGCGGGAGATCAGATACTTGCTCTGTACTTTTTCGTGAAGTTGCTACTAGCAGTGGGACTTTTTGCTTTTGTCCGATCGAGAGAGATAGATGTAAAGAAAATAGTATGGGTGCTCATACTTCTAGGTGTACTACAGAGCGGAATCGGCATAGCGCAGTTTCTTGGTCAAAAATCGATAGAATCATCAATTCTTGGTATGAGCAGTTACGATGCCTATCAGGCAGGCTCTTCAGTGCTTAAAATCGATTCAGGGAGGTTTTTACGTGCTTATGGCACTTTTCCTCATCCTAATATGCTTGGTGGGTTCCTTGGGGTGATTCTTGTGCTTGGTATAGCCTATTATGTGCTTTTTATACGCTACGTAAGATCGTGGGGAATGGCACGCGATATTCTCTTTCTTTTGACCAGTATCATCGTGATTTTCCTCGGACTTCTCCTCACTTTTTCGCGATCAGCGTGGCTCGGAGTGGGAGTGGGTATTTTCGTACTTGGCATCGTCGTGTTCCTTCAAAAAGAATGGGATGTCCGAATACGATTTTTCAAAATACTCATAGCGCTGGGACTCGCAGTCACTGTCTTTGGTTCTCTTCTCTCAGAACAAATCTTGCCGAGATTCGATACGGTAACGATAGAACGTGAGGGTTCGGTGACCGAACGAGTACAATCATTCCGTGATGCAAGCGTGGTCATCGGAGAAGGGAATGTCCTTCTTGGAACAGGAGCAGGAAATTTCACAGCACGCATGATCTCACTTCAGCCAGAGCGACCCATCTGGAGTATTCAGCCGGTTCACAATGTATTTGTACTGGTATTCACAGAACTCGGACTTGTTGGGTTTGTACTGTTTCTTTTCTTTTTATTTTCACTCATAAAAAATTTCATTGCCGGACTTGACTTGAGACTTCAGAGAGCGTCAAAAAGCCTAGATTCCCGACTACTCGGGGATGACACAAGCGAGAACCTTATTATAAAAAAAGAAAATATACTCTTTGGTATTGCATTACTTGTTCTTATTCCGAGTCTCTTCCTTGATCACTTCTTGTGGTCATCACATTTCGGACTTCTCTTTTTCTTTCTTCTTCTCGGTTTGTCACAAATGAAAGAGGAGAAAATTCTTTAGAAACCAGATTCGCTATAGAAGACGCCTCGTATTGAACATTCGATAGCTTGGCGAAGATAGGGAATAATATTTTTTGGAAGATCATTTAGAGGGAACCAAGAGAGATGATCGCATTTTTCGGGTTCTTTATTTTCGAGTGTCCCTTTCCATTCGTTTGCGCTGAAATAGACATCAACATATTCTCTTTCAGGTGTTTTTCGATGCATAATATGTGAGACTTTTAAGCGATCTTCTATGAGGGTTATGCCTGTTTCTTCTTCTACTTCTCGGATCAGTGCTTGAGTGAAAGTCTCATTGGGTTCGACATGTCCCGCGGGAACTGAATATTTTCCGTCTTCAAATCCAGTTTGAAATCGGCGAGAAAGGAGCACCTGTCCATCTTTTATAAGAAGGATGTACGAAGCAGTGAAAGTATGTGGGGTTCTTGACATAATGTTTCTCTTATTGCACCTTTTATCTTGTGTCTGTTCTAATACATAATCACCGATATTGGTTGCAGTTTGACAACGGGTTTCACGATATGATTTTCTGTGACACTTGCGATGACATCTTCTGCACGTTTGTAGTGTGATGAATCTTGTTCGATGACTTTGGATGAACGACCGTTATAAAGTTTCACGCCTTTGGTCGCGAGTTTTTTCTTGAGCTCTTCCTTGGTTTCAGGTACGACAGAATCAGTTTTTTCTGCTGATTTTCCTGCGCCATGATTGCAGGAATAGAAACTCGATTCATTGCCATCGGTACCGACACAGAGATAGGCCTCAGTACTCATCGATGTCGGGATGAATGCTGGCTCACCGGTCTCTCGGAAGAGGGGGTGGGAAGACATCTTGCTCGGGCCATAGGCACGGCTCGTACCGTTTCGATGCACCCAGAGATTCTTCCTGTAATGCTCTTCCTGTGAGACGAGGATATGTGGCATGTCGTAGAGAAGGTCCATCTCGATATCCCGTCCGAGTACACGTCGAGCTGTCTTTGCGACGTTGTGTGTGATGACGGCACGATTCGCATGGGCAAAGTTCGAGCAGGCGTTGCGAGCATCCATATAGAGCTTGCCATCCTCCCCATCTCCATCAAAAGTGATGAGTGGCTCTTGTTTCCCAAAATCAGAAGCGCGAATCTTATCAGCGATACGATTCACAATTTTCTTATATGGAGTCATCCAAAAGAAACGACCGATATTCATGAGAATAGCCGTCGAAAAATGTTCACGTTTTTTGGCAGTGTACATGTACATCGTGTATTGACCGAGGATACCGGATCCGCAGTGAATCATAAAAAGGTACTGACCTTTGCGAAGACCGAATTTTTGTGCGGTTTCTGGATCGAGTGTATCAGTCACTTTCATCAGATCGAGGAAATGATTGCCAGCTGCTCCGAGTACGCCTGATCGAAATTGAGCAAAGAAAAGAAAGAGTTTTGGGAGGATGTGAAAGATATCTTTTCGTGATTTTTCCTTTGTGAAAAAGTTTCCACGATCGAGAGAATTGAGTGCTTCATTCTTGGTCTCTATGCCAAGATACTCAATAAGCGGAGCGATACCTGACCTGCAAATATCGACGATGACACGGAATGGGAGATACGTACCGACAAGTTTTTTGGTTGGGACGGTTTCTGTGAGTGCTCGGAACAGTTTCTCGATTTCTTCGGGGGTGATGTTGGTATCATCGAAATTGGTACGGACGAGACGCATACCACAAGCTGGATCACTATCATTCAACTGTGGAAGAATATATTTTTCAGAAGTGACGGTCGTACCAGTGGCATTCTTGCGTCCCGGTTTGCTGTGGACATCAGCCATTGCAGCAATGTGATGAAATACAGCGTCGTTACTTGCGACGCTCTCGAGCTGTGTCTGAGTCGATACTTCAGGAAGGAGTGCGTCTTGCACATGGAACACGACAGGAACCTTCATCTTGTCTGTTTTGAATTCGCTTTTGTAAGGAGATATTTTAGTGATATTTTTTTCGAACATATTTTCTTTAAAACACAATTATCAAATCACAAAGGCCAAACAAAACACAAGGAGCAATCTATAAATCACAAACAAATGTATATTTTGAGTTTTGTACTCTGTGTTTTGTTTGGCCTTTGTGTTCTGAGTTTTGTGCTTCTTCGTCTATAACGAAGAGTAGATTTTTTCGTACTGTGTAGCAGTGTTTCGGAGGTCAAAATGCTCCTCGACAAACTTTCTGGCATTTACTCCAAGACGTTTTCTTTCTGCCTCATTGTCTCTCAAATAAGCCAAAGATTTCATCAATTCTTTTCCTGAATCTTTGGGAATAGTAACACAAATATCGTTGTTTGCAAACTCGAGAAACTGAGGAAGATCAGAAAGAATCACTGGTTTCGCACACGCGTATGCCTCGATAATGATGAGTGGCACATCAAATTTCCCTTGGAGATTCCCTACAGGGAAAACAATGACATCGCTCGAATTGTAGAGGCTCGGCATATCAGAAATCGTATCAGAGAAAGCGATGTAATCGAGGAGTCCTGCTTTCGCAAATCTTTGATGGATAGATTGCTTCTTTTCCGCATCAGATTCATTTTTCACACGACAAGCGAAAACGAATCGAATATCTGTTTCTCTGTTTTTTTCGAAGAAATCAAGAAGTGTCTCAGTCAGCATATCAGTTGCGCCAAGACGTGTGTACTCACCTGGATACATGACAACAAAATCTTTCATAGAAAGACCGAGCTCTGTCAGTATCGCTTCATTTTTCGTCTGTGGTTGGTAGCGGTTGAGATCGATGCCCGGATAGATACGTGTCACATTGTGAAATCCGAGCGCTGTCAATTTTGCTTTGGTACGATCCGTATAGACGACGAGCTGATCAGCAAAGAGCAGTTTCTTCAATTGACGAGGCGAATAGATGTCATCACGGAGCGTAGCAATCGTCTGAATGGTTTTCTTGGATGGTCTGGCGAACCATCGAATAAGACGTGTGTTTTGCATCGTAGGAGTGAAGAGATAGTGCGTGATATCAAATATCTTTCGAGTTTTACGAAGATAGGAAAAAAGATTCTTTTTGGCAGAAAAATCAAAGTGACCGCTCGTAAAAATTGGTTCCGTGTGGACACTATCAGGTAAATCAATAAGAGGGGTTTTTGTCGTAAGAAGGGTGAGGGTATGATTCTTTACTTCTTTACCGAGAAAATACGCAAAATTTTTGGAAGCCTCGTCCCATGGAGGAACGAGAGGACGAGTAGCGAGTAATACTTCTTTGGACATAAAATTTATTTTTTATTAAAACACGATAATCAATTCGCCATTCTTTACCGATAGATTTCTTTCGTTTCTGTACCATCAGTTACCATGATACGTACTCGCTCGGGTTGTTGTTTGATGGAGGGGATACGCACAATGGTTTTTTCTTTGAATTTTGCTGTAAAAGTATCTTTCAAAATAATTTCTTTGCCAACGCTCACTTCATACGAAAAATCTTTTTTATCACTGTGATTTTCTACAAAAAAATCAATTTTTTCATCCTGATCAAGTGATACAAAGGCCAGTACCCACCAATTTTTTTCTTCGTCAGGATCAAGTCCGCGCTGATTCTGTCCAAAAAGAAAGAGTGTGCTCAAAAAGAAGAGGGCAAGCGAAATGGAAAGTATTTTTTTCTGTGACATAGAGTTATTTACGTTCATAAATATGAATATCATCTGAAGCATATATTCGAGAGAATTCTGTTGACTTCTCAAATTGAGCAGTATCGAAACGAGGATTGATAACA
This DNA window, taken from Candidatus Moraniibacteriota bacterium, encodes the following:
- a CDS encoding oligosaccharide flippase family protein, which translates into the protein MKKFSTALIWLTMSEIIFNIAGYIIHSSVGRILGPTDYGRFSLIVTLTTMVIILIGNGIPTAMSKYLAEIFESAPEKILGIKYKAMKLQAILMLSVTAVFFFVSPLIAWALHDVTLTPLFQLSSLIIPAFAAASFYFYYYTGLHFFRLQAFLKTMRALGRILFIIGFAFIFTPKGFGVEGAVSGYIAAPLFIFLIALVCDIVITHRYFPSTKQTKDEVVAFSGRTILAYAGPLTLFLLFYEFILTFDLYFVKSLLQSDYLTGIYNAAITVGRIPYYLFYALTIILLPAISKTTAERDTVETENLVNKSMRLLIFLLFPMITLLIAYATQILTLFYGREYLEAVVPMSIFTIGVGFLTVFYVLSFALNGAGLVKIPMKLAFFGFLGMIVLNFLLIPTFGLIGASLSTTLVSLFLMVSILVYTKIHFHTKLSFHTLFFSHIGAILISLASHALPHGTYSFLLSGTILFFAYFLFLRLCKVLTNEDLQPFRKILGLS
- a CDS encoding O-antigen ligase family protein, with protein sequence MKTTRLITTFFLFFLFLIPLQTIFFLREPFIGGEKWQYGTIGLYGTDILLLFLIILSATAYWKRNIDLRFMIYKWRPSFQFLILKSKIKNHISETLLGMFLLWVGLSIFWAGDQILALYFFVKLLLAVGLFAFVRSREIDVKKIVWVLILLGVLQSGIGIAQFLGQKSIESSILGMSSYDAYQAGSSVLKIDSGRFLRAYGTFPHPNMLGGFLGVILVLGIAYYVLFIRYVRSWGMARDILFLLTSIIVIFLGLLLTFSRSAWLGVGVGIFVLGIVVFLQKEWDVRIRFFKILIALGLAVTVFGSLLSEQILPRFDTVTIEREGSVTERVQSFRDASVVIGEGNVLLGTGAGNFTARMISLQPERPIWSIQPVHNVFVLVFTELGLVGFVLFLFFLFSLIKNFIAGLDLRLQRASKSLDSRLLGDDTSENLIIKKENILFGIALLVLIPSLFLDHFLWSSHFGLLFFFLLLGLSQMKEEKIL
- a CDS encoding glycosyltransferase family 39 protein; translation: MSLGFFLRAYHFSDWLHFELDQARDSRVIDDALSGGPGELTLLGPKAGGTSLRLAPGFYYLEYVSALLFGGTPDGMAVFVMVFSILSLPIFYLFIRRFFVWRIALGLTLLFSVSAYAVMYGRFAWNPNLIPFFVLLGFYALLRSVDPEELRRDRWFLVSVFSLALATHFHFLAFLALPIILLLFLLIKRPKFTWKIWLLAFLIPIFLYMPLLLNERETGGINTQEFFKAVTEKSDNEKYSWLEKAIRDVSEHALAGMVITTGFEGGMFPAIIIPGENEWVGHNCDSRCDEGKWHGVVAVSVFLLSLLALGWFWFKSIEQRKSDFLLLSGIWFGVTFVLFLPLAYDIAPRFFLLSLPLFFILLGLFLFAVRIIFRENRIIRKITWFVLLLFVLLNTSFLFERFDELRQAGTVAIDSPPDRILKERIRVTLEQQNAIVTFLGERSEENGYPVYMWSEPQYRRALKYLMEKRGIENAVLGFDGIYREGVYYLILRAQSDLEDALKKYRVHYIIGDTTSFGTLVAIELTPKPESIEKERQDFSKTETVEVKASPRYTWRELWERNSSQLQSTEEDREDTEDN
- a CDS encoding RtcB family protein, whose protein sequence is MFEKNITKISPYKSEFKTDKMKVPVVFHVQDALLPEVSTQTQLESVASNDAVFHHIAAMADVHSKPGRKNATGTTVTSEKYILPQLNDSDPACGMRLVRTNFDDTNITPEEIEKLFRALTETVPTKKLVGTYLPFRVIVDICRSGIAPLIEYLGIETKNEALNSLDRGNFFTKEKSRKDIFHILPKLFLFFAQFRSGVLGAAGNHFLDLMKVTDTLDPETAQKFGLRKGQYLFMIHCGSGILGQYTMYMYTAKKREHFSTAILMNIGRFFWMTPYKKIVNRIADKIRASDFGKQEPLITFDGDGEDGKLYMDARNACSNFAHANRAVITHNVAKTARRVLGRDIEMDLLYDMPHILVSQEEHYRKNLWVHRNGTSRAYGPSKMSSHPLFRETGEPAFIPTSMSTEAYLCVGTDGNESSFYSCNHGAGKSAEKTDSVVPETKEELKKKLATKGVKLYNGRSSKVIEQDSSHYKRAEDVIASVTENHIVKPVVKLQPISVIMY
- a CDS encoding glycosyltransferase family 4 protein is translated as MSKEVLLATRPLVPPWDEASKNFAYFLGKEVKNHTLTLLTTKTPLIDLPDSVHTEPIFTSGHFDFSAKKNLFSYLRKTRKIFDITHYLFTPTMQNTRLIRWFARPSKKTIQTIATLRDDIYSPRQLKKLLFADQLVVYTDRTKAKLTALGFHNVTRIYPGIDLNRYQPQTKNEAILTELGLSMKDFVVMYPGEYTRLGATDMLTETLLDFFEKNRETDIRFVFACRVKNESDAEKKQSIHQRFAKAGLLDYIAFSDTISDMPSLYNSSDVIVFPVGNLQGKFDVPLIIIEAYACAKPVILSDLPQFLEFANNDICVTIPKDSGKELMKSLAYLRDNEAERKRLGVNARKFVEEHFDLRNTATQYEKIYSSL
- a CDS encoding glycosyltransferase family 39 protein; its protein translation is MSWKSTLKILILILVLGTAVRLYNLDQNSFVSDEFLDMNSSYGYTQTGEWKAWDFNFGKVSEVNKNVPRDERATIYKWQVAQVFHLLAPTEKNARLVSVLWGVISMGVIFWSAYVFTKRKEIGLIASLLFAFSMSGIIFDRTLRMYAMFLPMYLATSTFAFLALEKEYLGKVSFFRLLWKKYGINAPYILLAGIFFVLSLLTHQLTGTFVFFIAVYLAVRAFQEWRQRNGLVNKYALLFGSFVIALFLVAIFLPKFFQSYAAGLFFFENNYGYVKYILREYYHPLLGVILLGFGSWWLAKREKLTKESLWLTLSLLIPLSMAIWLWRRNMGAQYIYFAESFAGILTAVGIFGLWRLMSEKYTLTTKRSLLLLSLVIVLVPNFGYFFLENNTYHETSSGSNPNYRKVLTYFKKNQLATDVLVTRNMRNYYFAGAKVPVYDLGDEISKTKLSQQDIEKLMTEYKTGWIILSDNDYDYVAKGMKEYFAKNLVKVSNDQVRGSIDVFTWGR
- a CDS encoding NUDIX domain-containing protein — its product is MSRTPHTFTASYILLIKDGQVLLSRRFQTGFEDGKYSVPAGHVEPNETFTQALIREVEEETGITLIEDRLKVSHIMHRKTPEREYVDVYFSANEWKGTLENKEPEKCDHLSWFPLNDLPKNIIPYLRQAIECSIRGVFYSESGF